ACGCAGGACCTTATGCGAGAGAAAGCAGAATCCGATCGGGTTCAACGGCTGCAGGATCCAGCGTTTGAAGAAGGAGAGATTCTGAAAATTGCCTGCGGAGATCCTTGCTTTGCGCCGGTACTCCTGGTACATGTCGTTGGAGACATCTTCGTAACAGATCGCATCCAGTTCGTTGATCGAACGATACCCCTGCTCCATCACTCGCATGGCGATGTAGAAATCGTCGACCAGGTTGGTGGCCGGAACATCCTGGTACAAGGATCGTCGTAACGCGTAGCAGCCCCCGAACGGGCCCATCATCGTACCCCAGACCAGCCCTTCGTGGTACTTGATCAGATTCTCCCGCTCGATGTACGCCTTCTCCTGAAACGAGATGCCGTCGCGGCGCATACCGACGTTGAGGATGTTCGCCCCAACCAATCCGATTCGCTCATCCCGGAAATGCCGTACGAGACGGAACGCGGTTTCGGGTTCGGGCATGACATTGGCATCAGTAAGGATGAGCAGCGGGAAGCGAGCTTCCCGAACAAGGTCGTTCACCACGGAGGGCTTTCCTCTCCGTTCGGGGAAAAGGAAGATCCGGATCCTGGGCGAACGATTTGCAAATTCACGGAGCAACGAATTCGTCCTGTCAAACGAGGCATCGGAACCTACCAGTATCTCCAGCCGGTCCTCGGGGTAATCGGAGGCCAGGAGGGCTTCGAGCTTTTCTGCAATGACGCGTTCCTCGTTGTATGCGGCGATGATGAAGGAAATTCCCGGAAGTGCCGCTGCGTCCCTGGTAAATTGAACAGTGCCGGAACTTTTATCCCGGGAACGGATCGCCAGGTACAGGGGAAATAGCACATACGAGTAACAGATTAGTCCGGCACTCAACAGAAAAACGGAAAGCAGGAAGAAAAACATGCGGTTCTGGCGCGTAAAAATAGTCAAACTCAGGCGGTTTCTATCGGGTGAAGATGTCGTCTCCTTTCGTCACACCCTTGTTAAAAAAGCCGTCTTCCCTACTGAACCCCAGCCCCTTTCGTATCTTTACAGCATACCCCAACCGCCATGAAAATCAGGATCCTGTTACTTGCCATGCTATGGTCCACGATGGCCGCCGCAGCGGGTCGTGTCAAGGCTTACCTGGACCTGGCCGCGTTTGATTCACCGGGTCAGTCGCCTTATGTCGAATCATATCTCAACGTGGTGGGCAATTCCGTCAGGCTCCGGCAGCTAAGCGACGGGAAGTTTCAGGCCTCCATTGAAGTCCAGTGGATCTTCAGCAAGGAAGAGCAGATCGTCTATTTCGACAAGTACAATCTCCTCGGACCAGCGGTCGACACTTCGGTTATCAGTGTAAGCCCCGATTTCATCGACCAGGTTCGCGTTCCGCTTGCTCCCGGCGAATACAAACTGGAGGTCCGCATTCGTGACAACAACTCCGATGGCGAACCGGTCTCCGTGGTTCAGCCGTTGACCCTCCGTTTTCCTGACAAACAAGTCGGCATCTCGGATATCGAATTCCTGGAATCGATCAGAACTTCCGACGGAAAGAATAAATTCTCGAAGTCCGGTTTCGACCTCATTCCGAATGTTCATTCCTATTACCCCAAGGACATCCAGACCCTTCGGTTCTATGCCGAAGTATATCGTTCCAAAGAACTGATCGGCGGCGACTTCCTGGTTCGCTACTTTGTTGTACAGCATGAATCCAACGCCATTCAAACGGACTTCGCCGGCTTCAAACGCGTCTCCGCTGCCGATGTAGTTCCGGTCATGATCGAAATGCCGATTGATAAACTCTTGTCCGGCAATTATCAGTTGGTTGTCGAAGTGCGCGACCGGGAAAACAAAGTCCTCGGACAGCGCACCGCCTTTTTCCAGCGAAGCAATGTGCTGGAAAAACCGGTCGTCACCGATAACATCTCCGCTATTCCGGTTGAAGGCACGTTTGCCTCGCTGTTGAGTTATGAAGACACGCTTCGCCAAGCCATTGATTGTCTTTATCCGATTTCTTCCCAACTCGAATTACAGATCGCGGAGACCCAGTTGAAGATCTCCGATATCCGGTCGATGCAACAATACGTCAACTATTTCTGGAGCCGTCATGCACCCGAGGATCCGGAAAAAGGCTGGCGGGAATACCAATTGGAAGTCCAGAAGGTGAACGCTTCCTTCGGTACACGGAACATGAAAGGTTATGAAACCGACCGTGGACGCGTTTATCTCCAGTACGGACCTCCGAATACGATCGTCACCGAAACAACCGATCCCAACTCCTACCCTTACGAGATCTGGCATTACTACAAGGCCGGTGATCAGACAAACCGGAAGTTCGTGTTCTACTCGACCGAACTGTCGGCGAACGTTTATCGTCTGCTCCATTCCGATGCCCGGGGAGAATTGCAGGAACCGAACTGGGAACTGAAACTTCACAGCCGTTCACAGCAGTTCGGCGTCGATATGGACCAGGGAAATTCGTTCGATACCTACGGCAGTCAGACGAAAGAGAACTTCCGTATGCCGAAGTAATCCGAGCCTGTTAGGCCATTCCAAAAACCCTTGCATCTTTGCAGGGGTTTTTCATTCGTATGTCCAATCAGCCTGCGCGCGTCGCTGTCGTCATCCTCAACTGGAATGGCAAGAAATTCCTGGAGCAGTTTCTGCCGGACGTGATCCGTTGCAGCCAACCCCTGGGGCGCGTGGTGATTGCCGATAACGCCTCTACCGATGATTCGCTGAACTGGGTACGCAGCCATCATCCCGAAGTGGAAATCATCGCACTGCCGGATAACACCGGCTACACCGGTGGATACAATGCTTCGCTGAAGCAGGTGCAGGCCGAATTCTACGTGTTGCTTAATTCCGATGTGGAAGTTACCCCCGGATGGCTGGAACCCCTGGTAGCGCTCGCTGATCGGCACCCCACCTTGGGTGCGGCCCAACCCCGGATCCGCGCATTCAACGACCGGACGCATTTCGAATACGCCGGTGCCGCAGGTGGATTCATCGATCATCTCGGCTATCCGTTTTGCCGAGGCCGGATCTTTCAATCGCTGGAACGGGACGAAGAGCAATATGCTGATGAACTACCGGTATTCTGGGCCACCGGCGCCTGCATGTTCGTTCGCTCCAAGGTCTTTCACCAGGTTGGCGGACTTGATGATCGTTTCTTCGCGCACATGGAAGAGATCGACTTCTGTTGGAGGATCCAACGGGCGGGCTTTGATGTATGGGTCAGCCCGAAAAGTATCGTGTATCACGTGGGTGGCGGCACGCTTCCGAAGTACAATCCACGGAAAACCTACCTCAATTTCAGGAATAACCTCTTAATGCTTTATAAAAACCTGGATTTCAACGAATTCCAAAAAGTTTACCGAATTCGCTGGTGGCTGGACCGCCTGGCCGCCTTTCAGTTTCTCATCACCAGCGGCCAAGCCGACGCGAAGGCTGTTTTACAAGCCCACCGTGACTTTTTGAAACTCCGTGAACAATACCCGAAGAGTGATCAAAAGCCTCACTGGAAAGGGTTTCCAGGGGTTTATCCACGCTCGATCCTGCTGGATCACTATCTTCGCGGTGTCAAACGCTTTTCAGCATTGCAACGATATTTCCCCGCCAACGGCCGAAATTCAAGCCATCTGTAAGGCGACCGATCAAATTCAGGCAACCGTCCTCCCAGGATACACTATAATCAGGGCTGGCCGTTAGTGGCTCTGAGCACACGATTGTTATGGGTACCGAAAGCGTCGATCTATTGATCCAGCGGGCACAAGTATTGCGCTCGCGGAACGTCCATCAGGCCATGAACCTGTTGGATGACGCTCTTGCGCTTGCCCAACAGTTCGACTACAAGCAGGGAATCGCGCAAGTCATCCGGGAAAAGGCGGCTTGCCACCTCTCCCAGCAACACTACAAGCATGCGCTGACGGCTTATTCGGAAGCCTTGCAGTTCTATCGGGATCTGTCGGACCGTACCGGTCAACTGTCCTGTCTGGCGGAACTTTCGAATATCTACTTCAAACTGGGCGATTGCCCTTCGTCGCTGCAATACGTACTCGACTGCCTGAAGATCCACACCGACGCGGGCGATAGCGAAGGAATTGCGCAGTGCTACAATGAGATCGGAAAGATCTACATCTACCTGCAGGATTATCCCAACGCCATCGAACATTTCCGCAAGGCGCTTCGGATCTACGAAGGATTGAAGTTGCGGCCGGAAATGGTCAATTCATTCTTCTTCCTCGGCAACGCCTATAACTGGGCCGATGAGTTTGATAAATCGCTTTACTACCTCCTACGTGCGCAAAACGCGCTGGACGAGATCAAGGATATCGACATCCGAACCAAAGTACTCGGAAGCCTGGCCATCCTGCACACCAAGCTGAAGGAATACGACAAATCGCTGAATTACTTCAACGAAGCCCTTCGTGCCGCTGAAGACGGCGCGAGCCCTACGGTCAAGGCGCAATTGAAGAAGAGCCTCGGCAATCTGTATATCGAACTTACGCAGTACGACAAGGCAATCGATGTCCTGCTTTCCGCCATGGAAGCTGCACAGTCGTCACCCCTGGAAGCGCAGCTAGTCAAGATCCATCAGTTTCTGGCAACCGCTTACGAGAAGATCGGCGACCATGCCTCCGCGCTGGAACATTTCAAAAAGTACTTCGACCTCGACCGGGAAATCCTCAGCGAGGAAGTCAGCTTGAAAACGAAAGCCCTGCATGTGAAGTACGACCTGGAAGAGTTGCGCAAGCAAAAGGAGATAGCGGAGCTTTCCGATAAATTAAAGGAACAATTCTTAGCCAACGTCAGCCACGAGATCCGCACCCCGATGAACGGCGTGTTGGGCATGGCCCACCTGCTGGCGCGCACCAACCCTACCCGGGAACAGCAGGAATACATCGATGCCATCCGTTTGTCGGCCAACAACCTGATGGTGATCATCAACGACATCCTCGACTTCTCCAAGATCAACGCGGGGAAGATCGAATTCAGCGAGACGGAATTCAACATCCGCGAACTGATGAAAGGCATCGTGCAGATCCTGCAGGTAAAGGCGGAAGAGAAGAAGATCCAGATCGGCTGCACCATCGACTACCACGTAAAGGATGTCCTATCCGGAGACCCGATCCGCCTGAACCAGATCCTGGTCAACCTGATGGGCAATGCCGTCAAGTTCACCGAGAAGGGCAAGGTGATGCTGGACATCCGGGTACTGGAAAGTCGTGAACAAAGCTGCCGGCTGCGGTTCCGCGTGACCGACACGGGTATTGGCATCCCGGATAACAAGCTGCACAAGATCTTCGAGAGCTTCGAGCAGGTGGAAGATCATAAGCGACGTTTCGAAGGCACCGGACTTGGTCTCACCATCGTAAAACAATTGGTCGAACTGCAGGGCGGTTCCATTTCAGTCCGCAGTAAGGTCGGCGAAGGATCCGAGTTTACGGTCGACATGAATTTCCGGATCGGGAAGCAGGTCGGTCAACAACCCGTAGCGGAACCGATCCCATCCGAACAACAGGATGTACAGCATGTCCGTGTATTGGTTGTGGAAGACAATAAGGTCAACCAACTGCTGGTAAAGAACATGCTCCGGAAATTCGGTTTCGAACAGTTCGACACCGCATCCAATGGACGGGAAGCACTCGAGCAGCTTCGCAACCAGGATTATGATATGATCCTGATGGATATCCAGATGCCGGAAATGGACGGCTATGAGATCACGCGCGAGATCCGGCAACGGATGCGCCGGGAGATCCGTCTGGTTCCGATCATCGCGCTCACCGCCGATGCTTCCGACAAGGAAAAGGCACGGGCGAAGGAAGCCGGCATGAACGATTATGTCGTCAAGCCCTATACTCCGGAAGAATTGTACAATGCCATGGCCCGTTTCATTCCCGATCCGGGTGTGCCGGCT
This DNA window, taken from Bacteroidota bacterium, encodes the following:
- a CDS encoding glycosyltransferase, with the translated sequence MTIFTRQNRMFFFLLSVFLLSAGLICYSYVLFPLYLAIRSRDKSSGTVQFTRDAAALPGISFIIAAYNEERVIAEKLEALLASDYPEDRLEILVGSDASFDRTNSLLREFANRSPRIRIFLFPERRGKPSVVNDLVREARFPLLILTDANVMPEPETAFRLVRHFRDERIGLVGANILNVGMRRDGISFQEKAYIERENLIKYHEGLVWGTMMGPFGGCYALRRSLYQDVPATNLVDDFYIAMRVMEQGYRSINELDAICYEDVSNDMYQEYRRKARISAGNFQNLSFFKRWILQPLNPIGFCFLSHKVLRWFTPLFILLSLFTLACLAFYQREWAVLLTVEVILLLSPAWEWSLRKFGLHLKSVRFVAYFVFMNIALAQGYFRYLGGVRSGIWSPTQRNR
- a CDS encoding GWxTD domain-containing protein, producing the protein MKIRILLLAMLWSTMAAAAGRVKAYLDLAAFDSPGQSPYVESYLNVVGNSVRLRQLSDGKFQASIEVQWIFSKEEQIVYFDKYNLLGPAVDTSVISVSPDFIDQVRVPLAPGEYKLEVRIRDNNSDGEPVSVVQPLTLRFPDKQVGISDIEFLESIRTSDGKNKFSKSGFDLIPNVHSYYPKDIQTLRFYAEVYRSKELIGGDFLVRYFVVQHESNAIQTDFAGFKRVSAADVVPVMIEMPIDKLLSGNYQLVVEVRDRENKVLGQRTAFFQRSNVLEKPVVTDNISAIPVEGTFASLLSYEDTLRQAIDCLYPISSQLELQIAETQLKISDIRSMQQYVNYFWSRHAPEDPEKGWREYQLEVQKVNASFGTRNMKGYETDRGRVYLQYGPPNTIVTETTDPNSYPYEIWHYYKAGDQTNRKFVFYSTELSANVYRLLHSDARGELQEPNWELKLHSRSQQFGVDMDQGNSFDTYGSQTKENFRMPK
- a CDS encoding glycosyltransferase family 2 protein, coding for MSNQPARVAVVILNWNGKKFLEQFLPDVIRCSQPLGRVVIADNASTDDSLNWVRSHHPEVEIIALPDNTGYTGGYNASLKQVQAEFYVLLNSDVEVTPGWLEPLVALADRHPTLGAAQPRIRAFNDRTHFEYAGAAGGFIDHLGYPFCRGRIFQSLERDEEQYADELPVFWATGACMFVRSKVFHQVGGLDDRFFAHMEEIDFCWRIQRAGFDVWVSPKSIVYHVGGGTLPKYNPRKTYLNFRNNLLMLYKNLDFNEFQKVYRIRWWLDRLAAFQFLITSGQADAKAVLQAHRDFLKLREQYPKSDQKPHWKGFPGVYPRSILLDHYLRGVKRFSALQRYFPANGRNSSHL
- a CDS encoding tetratricopeptide repeat protein, whose protein sequence is MGTESVDLLIQRAQVLRSRNVHQAMNLLDDALALAQQFDYKQGIAQVIREKAACHLSQQHYKHALTAYSEALQFYRDLSDRTGQLSCLAELSNIYFKLGDCPSSLQYVLDCLKIHTDAGDSEGIAQCYNEIGKIYIYLQDYPNAIEHFRKALRIYEGLKLRPEMVNSFFFLGNAYNWADEFDKSLYYLLRAQNALDEIKDIDIRTKVLGSLAILHTKLKEYDKSLNYFNEALRAAEDGASPTVKAQLKKSLGNLYIELTQYDKAIDVLLSAMEAAQSSPLEAQLVKIHQFLATAYEKIGDHASALEHFKKYFDLDREILSEEVSLKTKALHVKYDLEELRKQKEIAELSDKLKEQFLANVSHEIRTPMNGVLGMAHLLARTNPTREQQEYIDAIRLSANNLMVIINDILDFSKINAGKIEFSETEFNIRELMKGIVQILQVKAEEKKIQIGCTIDYHVKDVLSGDPIRLNQILVNLMGNAVKFTEKGKVMLDIRVLESREQSCRLRFRVTDTGIGIPDNKLHKIFESFEQVEDHKRRFEGTGLGLTIVKQLVELQGGSISVRSKVGEGSEFTVDMNFRIGKQVGQQPVAEPIPSEQQDVQHVRVLVVEDNKVNQLLVKNMLRKFGFEQFDTASNGREALEQLRNQDYDMILMDIQMPEMDGYEITREIRQRMRREIRLVPIIALTADASDKEKARAKEAGMNDYVVKPYTPEELYNAMARFIPDPGVPAPARDAVPSRSALPGMSIDFLEKYTGGDQELAIQLIDIFLRQLPDALEKLEYHIPKKEWKQVHAIAHKLKSSVSIFELSELKKRIINIEEHARDQVNLEEVPRLFSEVRELGRIASRNLEAELMKLRAAVRS